One window of the Betta splendens chromosome 21, fBetSpl5.4, whole genome shotgun sequence genome contains the following:
- the LOC114847123 gene encoding receptor activity-modifying protein 1-like isoform X1, with translation MVFTAYLLAGLLTYGGTVGASRRTVPPCDQHAFYSNIDICLSDFNRSLESSGHEQSCPWPAVKSSYNRLKACVDHWAISFWCKGHKYLVDDVFLGVHQKYFSVCDYNRDPPLTTLLTLILPGVIATFLIPFLCLCIVNVET, from the exons ATGGTGTTCACTGCGTACTTGCTGGCAGGTCTCCTGACCTAtggaggtacagtag GAGCGTCTCGAAGGACTGTTCCTCCATGTGACCAGCACGCGTTTTACAGTAATATTGACATCTGCCTGTCAGACTTCAACAGAAGCCTGGAGTCCAGCGGCCATGAGCAGAGCTGCCCGTGGCCGGCAGTCAAAAG CTCCTATAACAGACTGAAGGCCTGCGTGGACCACTGGGCCATCTCCTTTTGGTGTAAAGGTCACAAGTACTTGGTGGATGACGTGTTCTTGGGGGTCCATCAGAAGTACTTCTCTGTCTGTGACTACAACCGTGACCCCCCACTCACTACTCTTCTGACCTTAATATTACCCGGTGTCATTGCCACTTTTCTTAttccttttttgtgtctttgcatTGTTAATGTGGAAACCTAA
- the LOC114847626 gene encoding insulin-like growth factor-binding protein 2-B — protein MVLSPTLALLVVSCALPGMVLGDLAFRCPGCTAELLADCPKVAAACTEIVREPGCGCCAVCARLEGEHCGVYTPRCSTGLRCYPSSNDELPLQQLIQGLGRCEQKVELDVMGLENQATNEAHGTENPLTRRPAIDPRIWQESAKRQHQNERKTKMKTKEKLYQSACQQELDKVLDEISKMTSDDNRGPLEDLYGLKFPNCDRHGLYNLKQCNMSNHGQRGECWCVNPLTGVQIPTTPKVRGDPNCNQFLEEFIEMPTPETFPYQPAP, from the exons ATGGTCCTGTCCCCCACGCTAGCGCTGCTGGTCGTCTCCTGCGCTTTGCCTGGGATGGTCCTGGGGGATCTAGCTTTCAGATGCCCGGGCTGCACAGCGGAGCTTTTGGCCGACTGCCCCAAAGTGGCGGCAGCATGCACAGAGATCGTCCGTGAGCcgggctgcggctgctgtgcgGTGTGCGCCAGGCTGGAGGGGGAGCATTGTGGGGTCTACACACCCAGGTGCTCCACCGGCCTGAGGTGCTACCCGAGCTCCAACGACGAGCTGCCTCTACAGCAGCTCATACAGGGGTTAGGCAGATGTGAACAGAAGGTGGAGCTGGACGTCATGGGTCTGGAAAACCAGGCAACAAACG AGGCGCATGGAACTGAGAACCCACTGACGAGGAGACCTGCCATTGACCCTCGGATATGGCAGGAGTCTGCCAAGAGGCAACACCAGAATGAGCGCAAGACCAAGATGAAGACAAAAGAGAAGTTGTATCAG AGTGCCTGTCAGCAGGAGTTGGACAAAGTCCTAGATGAGATCTCCAAAATGACGTCTGATGATAACAGAGGCCCATTAGAGGACCTGTATGGGCTCAAATTCCCAAACTGTGACAGACACGGATTGTACAACCTCAAGCAG TGCAACATGTCCAACCATGGCCAGCGTGGCGAGTGCTGGTGCGTTAACCCCTTAACCGGTGTCCAGATACCAACAACGCCCAAAGTCAGAGGGGATCCCAACTGTAACCAGTTCCTGGAGGAGTTCATAGAGATGCCGACTCCAGAAACATTCCCCTACCAGCCTGCGCCGTGA
- the LOC114847123 gene encoding receptor activity-modifying protein 1-like isoform X2, whose translation MVFTAYLLAGLLTYGGASRRTVPPCDQHAFYSNIDICLSDFNRSLESSGHEQSCPWPAVKSSYNRLKACVDHWAISFWCKGHKYLVDDVFLGVHQKYFSVCDYNRDPPLTTLLTLILPGVIATFLIPFLCLCIVNVET comes from the exons ATGGTGTTCACTGCGTACTTGCTGGCAGGTCTCCTGACCTAtggag GAGCGTCTCGAAGGACTGTTCCTCCATGTGACCAGCACGCGTTTTACAGTAATATTGACATCTGCCTGTCAGACTTCAACAGAAGCCTGGAGTCCAGCGGCCATGAGCAGAGCTGCCCGTGGCCGGCAGTCAAAAG CTCCTATAACAGACTGAAGGCCTGCGTGGACCACTGGGCCATCTCCTTTTGGTGTAAAGGTCACAAGTACTTGGTGGATGACGTGTTCTTGGGGGTCCATCAGAAGTACTTCTCTGTCTGTGACTACAACCGTGACCCCCCACTCACTACTCTTCTGACCTTAATATTACCCGGTGTCATTGCCACTTTTCTTAttccttttttgtgtctttgcatTGTTAATGTGGAAACCTAA